Proteins from one bacterium genomic window:
- a CDS encoding tetratricopeptide repeat protein, with translation MTTKHLTCKAIISILGLVFLAAPAYGSGQAEKPESYAYEKKDTCGEEKKFILKLREDKKKCDLAIQNTRVLIDRSRNKPYLPELYLRLAELYIEKSRIIYFLRKAESPKGSSSVKSLEHFESNTLKNQAIEIYHRIINNFPDFGELDKVHFFLAHEYRELGQIEDMVGQYRAIISKYKDSPYAAEAYLLLGDHFFNLSDLDMAQRHYEEVLTYPQSSAAALARYKLGWCYINRVDFQKAIKLFEESVTSLSDTSELDIDTYKRVDVRTEALTDMAYCYCECYKESSPQDAIAYFEKYAWSRPVYTLALEKLAYRYLIKNKWSHAAAIYRKLATLRYDVEKLLEYSRRIFECVQSLERFEDADQDVAIMVGALKAQKYSVHISEEEKKKNLADFELYARDIITHLHQKAREKKSKEDFIRAADSYKAYLEFFDTSPVYREMEANYAEALFSAQRYLEAGKQYEKCALAIPQKNRQREEGLYSAVLSYYRALKQKDSLTYYEIASARGGLTACGQVYASDFPGSHRVSNVLFNVAWITYDQGKYDQAIAEFSRFIDRCPTGEEARAAVHLILDAYNLKEDYAGLVKYGQKVLKDRNIQDEELKTEVSGIVQAAESKIINSLTVSAVNDWDKGKGGLSRIADQQKGASMGEYALYALLLPSKEKGDLETLFNAGSELIVHYPSSAKIKDTLSLLIDSSLRISQFRLLAQYLEEFSVRLPKESSSTDFLYQAARIRESLGQYDLANKDYQMVLDRGGKSAGAREEIFMAMADNAEKKGSGDAALKVLQTCRDQASPLGQLKADARMADLHAQAGEFDTARALAAQARKACKPDLAGKDRDVRTRMAAMEYNLLEKTFQDYMGLQLSGSIDTSLVAAKAKLLENLEKGYAAVIQYQSPEWALSACYRSYEIYREFERFLQESPLPDLSPEEKEQYRELLNQKAQGYGNKADEYRRACVEKAHSWEVCDPKLAPCFLDSAGRQSRNAGFSKARPLVEITSQWSKDETLRGIHQKLMQDPGDPTALLTLAETYREKGDVRLSILIAQKALGEAKAFDKAVQARIYNALGVAYLAIGEDSLAKDAFTKALALDAHHIGARVNLAGLYQYYGHIDKARDLYQALPNQARVEETKDAIHPQARESYYAYLRG, from the coding sequence ATGACAACAAAACATCTCACCTGCAAAGCTATTATTAGTATCCTGGGGCTTGTTTTTCTGGCTGCACCGGCTTATGGCAGCGGCCAGGCTGAAAAGCCGGAGAGCTACGCCTACGAAAAAAAGGACACCTGCGGGGAAGAAAAGAAATTTATCCTCAAGCTCAGGGAAGATAAAAAGAAATGTGACCTGGCCATACAAAATACCAGGGTCCTGATTGACCGGTCGAGGAACAAACCCTATCTTCCCGAACTCTACCTTCGCCTGGCTGAGCTGTACATCGAAAAATCCCGCATTATCTATTTTCTCCGCAAGGCTGAGAGCCCGAAAGGCTCCTCATCGGTCAAATCGCTGGAGCATTTTGAATCGAACACCCTGAAGAATCAGGCTATCGAAATCTATCACCGCATCATCAACAACTTCCCCGATTTCGGGGAGCTTGACAAGGTGCATTTCTTTCTGGCTCATGAATACCGGGAGCTTGGTCAGATCGAGGACATGGTCGGCCAGTACCGGGCCATTATCAGCAAATACAAGGACAGCCCGTATGCAGCGGAAGCCTATCTGCTGCTGGGGGACCATTTTTTCAACCTGTCGGACCTCGATATGGCCCAAAGGCACTACGAGGAGGTGTTAACCTATCCTCAAAGCTCAGCCGCAGCTCTTGCCCGGTATAAGCTGGGCTGGTGTTACATCAACAGGGTGGACTTCCAGAAGGCCATCAAGCTCTTCGAGGAGTCGGTCACCAGCCTCAGCGATACCAGCGAGCTGGATATCGACACCTACAAAAGGGTGGATGTGAGAACCGAGGCCCTGACCGATATGGCCTATTGCTATTGCGAGTGTTACAAAGAGAGCAGCCCGCAGGATGCGATAGCCTACTTTGAAAAATATGCCTGGTCACGGCCCGTCTATACTCTGGCTCTGGAAAAACTGGCCTATCGCTACCTGATCAAGAACAAGTGGTCTCATGCCGCGGCCATTTACCGCAAACTGGCGACCTTGCGCTATGATGTCGAAAAGCTTCTGGAATACAGCCGCAGAATCTTCGAATGTGTCCAGTCCCTGGAGCGCTTCGAGGATGCGGATCAGGATGTGGCCATTATGGTCGGGGCACTCAAGGCACAGAAATACTCGGTCCATATCTCTGAAGAAGAGAAAAAGAAAAATCTGGCTGACTTCGAACTTTATGCCAGAGACATTATTACTCACCTCCACCAGAAAGCCAGAGAGAAAAAATCGAAAGAGGATTTTATCCGGGCCGCGGACTCGTACAAGGCTTACCTTGAATTTTTTGACACAAGCCCTGTGTATCGTGAGATGGAAGCGAATTACGCCGAGGCGCTGTTTTCAGCCCAAAGATACCTTGAGGCCGGGAAGCAATACGAAAAATGCGCCCTGGCTATACCACAAAAAAACCGGCAGCGGGAAGAGGGCCTCTACAGCGCGGTGCTCTCGTATTATCGCGCTCTGAAACAGAAAGACAGCCTCACCTATTATGAGATTGCCTCAGCCAGAGGAGGGCTCACGGCCTGCGGCCAGGTCTATGCCAGTGATTTTCCCGGATCGCACCGGGTTTCGAATGTGCTCTTTAACGTGGCCTGGATCACCTATGATCAGGGAAAATATGACCAAGCCATTGCCGAATTTTCCCGGTTTATCGATCGCTGCCCCACGGGGGAAGAGGCCAGGGCTGCGGTCCATCTTATTCTCGATGCCTATAACCTGAAAGAGGATTATGCAGGTCTGGTCAAATACGGCCAAAAGGTGCTCAAAGATCGGAATATCCAGGATGAGGAATTGAAGACCGAGGTCAGCGGGATCGTACAGGCCGCGGAATCCAAGATCATCAATTCTCTCACCGTGTCCGCGGTCAATGACTGGGACAAGGGCAAGGGAGGTCTTTCCCGGATAGCCGATCAGCAGAAAGGTGCCTCGATGGGAGAATATGCCCTGTATGCCCTGCTGCTTCCCAGCAAGGAGAAGGGAGATCTTGAGACCCTCTTTAATGCAGGCTCTGAATTGATCGTCCACTATCCCTCGTCAGCGAAAATTAAAGACACCTTAAGCCTTCTGATCGATTCCTCGCTGCGGATCAGCCAGTTCAGGCTCCTGGCTCAATATCTCGAAGAGTTCAGCGTGCGGCTTCCGAAAGAAAGCAGCAGCACCGATTTCCTGTATCAGGCAGCCCGGATCCGGGAGAGCCTTGGGCAATACGATCTTGCCAATAAGGACTATCAGATGGTTCTCGACCGGGGAGGAAAGAGCGCCGGTGCCAGGGAGGAAATCTTCATGGCCATGGCCGACAATGCGGAGAAAAAAGGGAGCGGAGACGCGGCACTGAAGGTGCTCCAGACCTGCCGGGACCAGGCATCCCCCCTGGGGCAACTGAAAGCCGATGCCCGCATGGCCGATCTCCATGCCCAGGCAGGTGAATTCGATACGGCACGTGCCCTGGCCGCACAAGCCAGAAAAGCCTGCAAGCCCGATCTGGCCGGGAAGGACAGGGATGTGCGCACCCGGATGGCCGCAATGGAATATAACCTTCTTGAAAAGACTTTTCAGGACTATATGGGCCTTCAGCTCTCCGGGAGTATCGATACCAGCCTGGTGGCTGCCAAGGCAAAGCTCCTCGAGAACCTGGAGAAGGGCTACGCCGCCGTCATCCAATATCAGTCTCCTGAATGGGCTCTTTCCGCCTGCTACCGTTCGTATGAGATCTACCGGGAATTCGAACGCTTTCTCCAGGAATCTCCCCTGCCTGATTTATCCCCTGAAGAGAAAGAGCAGTACCGCGAGCTTTTGAACCAGAAGGCTCAAGGATATGGCAATAAGGCGGATGAATATCGCCGGGCCTGTGTCGAGAAAGCACATTCCTGGGAAGTGTGCGATCCGAAGCTGGCACCCTGCTTCCTCGATTCAGCAGGACGGCAATCAAGGAACGCCGGTTTTTCAAAGGCACGGCCCCTGGTTGAAATAACCTCCCAATGGTCAAAGGATGAGACCTTACGGGGGATCCATCAAAAGCTGATGCAGGATCCGGGCGATCCCACCGCTCTTTTGACTCTTGCCGAGACCTACCGGGAAAAGGGAGATGTCAGGCTCTCGATCCTCATAGCCCAAAAAGCCCTCGGCGAGGCTAAAGCTTTTGATAAGGCAGTGCAGGCCAGGATATACAATGCCCTTGGTGTAGCCTATCTCGCCATTGGCGAGGACAGTCTGGCAAAAGATGCTTTTACCAAAGCCCTGGCTCTCGATGCTCACCATATCGGCGCACGGGTCAATCTTGCCGGACTTTATCAGTATTATGGCCATATCGACAAGGCCAGAGACCTTTACCAGGCCCTTCCGAATCAGGCAAGGGTTGAGGAGACCAAAGATGCAATCCATCCACAGGCACGGGAATCTTACTATGCTTACCTTCGGGGGTAG
- a CDS encoding outer membrane beta-barrel domain-containing protein yields the protein MKRWIVLLFLLLLLFPGPREGFGEDPADKEQVYAIQNRVFHYCHEIGASCGYFPDDDFYHLYPLGLHYTYHINEHLGWEVARGYLMLNREKELRKDLEKKFGVAPTEFRETKYMVHTHLVVKPFYGKDAVWNRRILNHEGYLFLGGGMVSYENKPAAVIENVLSVSFGIGMKYFIRKHLCLNLEIRDLVNFREDKRENRLGFGLGLGFRFNLSPRKTERDETVKVLQNYLREDGKP from the coding sequence ATGAAACGATGGATCGTTTTATTATTCCTCCTGCTGCTGCTTTTCCCTGGTCCACGGGAGGGGTTTGGAGAGGATCCGGCAGATAAGGAGCAGGTGTATGCCATTCAGAACAGGGTATTCCACTACTGCCATGAAATCGGCGCAAGCTGTGGCTATTTTCCCGATGATGATTTCTATCATCTTTATCCTCTGGGGCTCCATTATACCTACCACATCAATGAACATCTGGGCTGGGAGGTAGCCAGGGGATACCTGATGCTCAACCGGGAAAAGGAGCTGCGCAAAGACCTTGAGAAGAAATTCGGGGTTGCACCCACGGAATTCAGGGAAACCAAGTATATGGTTCATACCCACCTGGTGGTGAAGCCCTTCTATGGGAAGGATGCGGTCTGGAATCGCCGGATACTGAACCACGAGGGCTACCTTTTCCTCGGCGGAGGGATGGTCAGTTATGAAAACAAGCCCGCGGCAGTGATAGAAAACGTCCTTTCGGTGAGCTTTGGAATCGGCATGAAATACTTTATCCGCAAGCACCTGTGCCTGAATCTCGAAATCCGTGATCTGGTCAATTTCAGGGAAGATAAAAGGGAAAACCGGCTTGGCTTTGGTCTTGGCCTGGGATTCCGGTTTAACCTGTCTCCGAGAAAAACGGAGAGGGACGAAACCGTCAAGGTCTTACAGAACTATCTGCGGGAAGATGGAAAACCATGA
- a CDS encoding AgmX/PglI C-terminal domain-containing protein: protein MKTMTAVSVPENPSLPLSVLEKGEAETGAADGAVIQFFIFHKEKYLGWDCFQQDKVAIGRRSDADLVLNDQSIADIHAIVHVKGDQLIVSDESSGRGVRVNGKPIAICMLGPFDFVTIGPYTLKAKVKSIVSRSQDLEAAEIAVAGIYEAISSLNATLETLPQEECEDRDKVKERVEGSASQPAPEVTHETAGQSAPALPDPSPSDPPDPLSTVAEALSVTAELLCTQPDPLGVPEQPEPPLPASISAPVLAPDTSLADDRFDEDKDEDEDEDEDEDDGDDSEAGFSLRQILTEAGQGSVNRAGGELLLEVIKLRQDEVIDVRLLSRGERYDLPGYYAGSDRFCLAENPAEDAENKHVESFSFFFTDQFQGRLMYEDTVKELTSLCRPENLCSYPHMERIYRSKLPLQGTLYLSDGCYEYIVRATEPGESPQVAIHRDKERRFPKNLLQSLLVHGLLLILGGVVFSLPEQSHSPVPEKPRFAQVDTRQLTEMSNTSVPQKAARPEPQKSRQPKKTQPLETQKPVPQEKTASLEVKRTAKEASTRSVAKNPSSRTGRPHVVSSLQRESSGAGPANGLSPDAGGGSGKAGGNIVNRNIKQAGLLSVLGTKDGVDPGPQSGAKQVLAAVTNLDIVSSPTSSEGNFKVGGIVGKLDTSGIEVPSGGVVTTRGSAQVLRSAGVAGKGSVAAYGRGKGGGIGLAGNAEAAGQDEPDQVGALETGQTGQKQVMAMVKAELSKKVSVQGGGMSREAVKKVIDQHLAEITNCYETALISNPSLMGKIVFEWKILLSGRVGEIRTSFSSVQSDSIHECMKEKIKSWQFPQPQGAEVVVSYPFIFDIVGF, encoded by the coding sequence ATGAAGACCATGACTGCTGTTTCAGTACCTGAAAATCCTTCTCTCCCTCTCTCTGTTTTGGAAAAGGGAGAGGCTGAGACCGGCGCAGCGGATGGCGCGGTTATTCAATTTTTTATTTTCCACAAGGAAAAATATCTCGGCTGGGATTGCTTTCAGCAAGACAAGGTTGCCATAGGCCGCAGAAGCGATGCGGACCTTGTCCTCAATGACCAATCGATCGCCGATATTCACGCCATTGTTCATGTGAAGGGCGACCAGCTTATCGTCTCGGATGAAAGCTCCGGCAGGGGAGTCCGGGTAAATGGCAAGCCAATAGCCATATGCATGCTCGGCCCCTTCGATTTTGTGACCATAGGGCCATATACGCTCAAGGCAAAAGTAAAGAGTATTGTCAGCAGGTCCCAGGACCTTGAGGCAGCAGAGATAGCGGTAGCGGGGATATATGAAGCCATTTCATCTCTGAATGCCACGCTTGAAACCCTCCCCCAGGAGGAGTGTGAGGACAGGGATAAGGTTAAGGAGAGGGTTGAAGGGTCGGCCTCCCAACCTGCCCCCGAAGTTACTCATGAGACTGCCGGGCAATCAGCCCCTGCCCTGCCTGATCCGTCGCCGAGTGATCCGCCCGATCCCCTGAGCACTGTGGCCGAGGCGCTGAGCGTAACAGCCGAACTGCTGTGCACACAGCCCGATCCTCTGGGCGTACCTGAGCAGCCAGAGCCTCCCCTTCCTGCATCGATCTCCGCGCCGGTTTTGGCTCCCGATACGAGCCTGGCAGATGATCGCTTTGATGAGGATAAGGATGAGGATGAGGATGAGGACGAAGACGAAGATGACGGTGACGACAGCGAAGCTGGCTTTTCTCTCCGGCAGATACTGACAGAGGCCGGGCAGGGATCGGTCAATCGGGCGGGAGGTGAGCTTCTCCTTGAAGTTATCAAGCTTCGGCAGGATGAAGTAATCGATGTGCGTCTTCTCTCGCGGGGTGAAAGGTATGACCTTCCCGGATATTATGCCGGGTCTGACCGGTTTTGTCTGGCTGAAAATCCGGCGGAAGATGCGGAAAACAAGCATGTCGAAAGCTTCTCCTTCTTCTTCACCGATCAGTTTCAGGGCAGGCTCATGTATGAAGATACTGTCAAAGAGCTCACCAGCCTGTGCAGGCCTGAAAACCTCTGCTCGTATCCGCACATGGAGCGGATCTACCGCTCGAAGCTCCCCCTGCAGGGCACCCTCTATCTCAGCGACGGCTGCTACGAATATATCGTCCGGGCCACTGAACCGGGAGAAAGTCCGCAGGTTGCGATTCATCGGGACAAAGAGCGGCGCTTCCCGAAAAATCTCCTTCAATCCCTGCTCGTTCATGGACTTTTACTCATTTTGGGAGGAGTGGTATTTTCGCTGCCGGAGCAATCTCACTCGCCCGTTCCGGAAAAGCCGCGCTTTGCTCAGGTGGATACCCGGCAATTGACCGAGATGAGCAATACGAGCGTTCCCCAAAAGGCAGCCAGACCGGAACCCCAAAAGAGCCGGCAGCCGAAAAAGACCCAGCCGCTTGAAACCCAAAAACCGGTGCCGCAGGAGAAAACCGCTTCTCTTGAGGTGAAGCGCACGGCAAAAGAAGCCTCCACCCGCTCCGTTGCTAAAAACCCTTCTTCCCGGACTGGCCGTCCTCACGTGGTCAGCTCGCTTCAGAGGGAATCATCCGGGGCCGGGCCTGCCAATGGCCTGTCACCCGATGCGGGGGGAGGCAGCGGCAAAGCCGGGGGGAATATTGTAAACCGCAACATCAAGCAGGCAGGGCTCCTCAGCGTGCTCGGCACCAAAGATGGAGTTGATCCGGGACCTCAGTCAGGAGCCAAACAGGTGCTGGCCGCAGTGACGAACCTCGACATTGTCTCTTCCCCCACAAGCAGTGAAGGGAATTTCAAGGTTGGCGGCATCGTCGGGAAGCTGGATACTTCGGGGATCGAAGTGCCTTCCGGCGGCGTAGTCACTACCCGGGGATCTGCCCAGGTTTTACGCAGTGCCGGTGTTGCCGGAAAGGGGAGTGTGGCCGCCTATGGAAGAGGCAAGGGCGGGGGAATCGGCCTGGCAGGGAATGCGGAGGCAGCAGGGCAGGACGAGCCGGATCAGGTCGGCGCTCTGGAGACAGGCCAGACCGGGCAGAAGCAGGTCATGGCCATGGTCAAGGCAGAGCTGAGCAAGAAGGTGAGCGTCCAGGGAGGAGGCATGAGCCGCGAGGCGGTCAAGAAAGTGATTGACCAGCACCTTGCCGAGATCACCAATTGCTACGAAACCGCCCTGATCTCGAATCCCTCGCTTATGGGAAAGATTGTCTTTGAATGGAAAATCCTGCTCTCCGGCAGAGTGGGAGAGATCCGGACCAGCTTTTCTTCCGTTCAATCGGATTCGATCCATGAATGTATGAAGGAGAAAATCAAATCCTGGCAGTTTCCCCAACCCCAGGGTGCAGAAGTGGTTGTTTCCTATCCCTTTATTTTCGATATCGTAGGTTTTTAA
- a CDS encoding biopolymer transporter ExbD, which translates to MALGKRRRQNRDSGIPKLQITSMMDMFTIILIFLLSSYSNKPQVIQLEKDLRLPESAAQGDYQDNIKLVLSQSNLRLEDKIVATLRNGEIIGLDPEKLKESGLYRQLTSHREILDKSKPDTEAPEHIIFLCDKRVPFKTINQVIKTAAVAGYPNFQFAVLNK; encoded by the coding sequence ATGGCCCTTGGTAAACGAAGAAGACAGAATCGGGATTCCGGGATCCCGAAATTACAGATAACCTCGATGATGGATATGTTTACCATCATTCTCATCTTTCTGCTCAGCTCTTACTCGAATAAGCCGCAAGTCATTCAGCTTGAGAAAGATCTCAGACTGCCGGAGTCAGCAGCCCAGGGCGATTACCAGGATAACATCAAACTGGTTCTCTCACAGTCAAACCTGCGGCTCGAAGATAAAATCGTTGCCACGCTCCGGAATGGTGAAATTATCGGGCTTGATCCGGAAAAGCTGAAAGAGTCGGGCCTTTATCGTCAGCTCACCTCACACCGGGAAATCCTGGATAAATCGAAGCCGGATACAGAAGCCCCTGAGCATATCATCTTTCTCTGTGACAAGCGGGTTCCCTTCAAGACCATAAATCAGGTGATCAAGACAGCGGCTGTGGCTGGATACCCGAATTTTCAGTTTGCCGTTCTGAATAAATAG
- a CDS encoding biopolymer transporter ExbD: protein MSGLGKQRSETVEEVEIDLVPIMNTFLVLVPFLLLSAAFYQLKAIDTSVPVLAETGKASRQELEKAIRVTAVMEIKGDEIHLSAISDSLGSEELSRWDAHLAKGQRSTYPLNQVVTHLQKLKGSYPSSDTLIIIPEESILYDTIIQAMDAARFCEDKALFPRVVLSGKVS, encoded by the coding sequence ATGTCTGGATTGGGAAAGCAGAGATCAGAGACTGTAGAAGAGGTGGAAATCGACCTCGTTCCTATCATGAATACCTTCCTGGTGCTCGTTCCTTTCCTCCTCCTGTCCGCGGCCTTCTATCAGTTGAAAGCCATAGACACTTCGGTGCCTGTTCTTGCTGAGACCGGCAAAGCCAGCCGCCAGGAACTGGAAAAAGCGATCAGGGTAACGGCCGTCATGGAGATCAAAGGAGATGAGATACACCTTTCGGCTATCTCCGATTCACTCGGCAGTGAAGAGTTAAGCAGGTGGGACGCTCACCTGGCGAAAGGGCAAAGGAGCACGTATCCACTGAATCAGGTAGTTACGCACCTGCAAAAGCTCAAGGGAAGTTACCCGTCGAGTGATACGCTCATAATAATCCCGGAGGAAAGCATTCTGTACGATACGATCATCCAGGCTATGGATGCAGCCCGCTTTTGTGAGGATAAGGCCCTCTTTCCCCGGGTAGTGCTCTCAGGAAAAGTAAGCTAG
- a CDS encoding MotA/TolQ/ExbB proton channel family protein, with product MFDLLQKGGMFMYFILAVSVLALALFCERASFLFIQLKLNHDSVLQKIIFLLEKMNYHGAIEECSRIEKHPLGRILKAGLLKSDKKDKEIERALEENIMREIPRIKTRINYLALFANISTLLGLLGTIQGLIIAFQGVSTASAAMKQEILANGISIAMLTTAFGLIVAIPCLIAYYILNNRGNYLVDQFEEKAYRLFNVLCSLKKDKEAVSTSCN from the coding sequence ATGTTTGATTTGTTACAAAAAGGCGGCATGTTTATGTATTTCATCCTCGCAGTATCGGTCCTGGCTTTGGCCCTCTTTTGCGAACGCGCCAGTTTTCTGTTCATCCAATTGAAATTAAACCACGACAGCGTCCTCCAGAAAATAATTTTCCTGCTCGAAAAGATGAATTACCACGGTGCGATCGAGGAGTGTAGCCGGATTGAAAAGCATCCTCTTGGCCGGATATTAAAGGCCGGTCTTCTGAAATCGGATAAAAAGGATAAAGAGATCGAGCGGGCTTTGGAAGAGAATATCATGCGGGAGATCCCCCGTATTAAAACAAGAATTAACTATCTGGCCCTGTTTGCCAATATCTCGACGCTCCTTGGACTTCTTGGAACTATCCAGGGTCTCATCATAGCCTTTCAGGGTGTCAGCACCGCCAGTGCAGCCATGAAACAGGAGATATTAGCCAACGGTATTTCCATTGCCATGCTGACCACCGCTTTTGGTCTGATTGTGGCCATACCCTGTCTCATAGCCTATTACATCCTCAATAACCGGGGAAACTACCTCGTCGATCAATTTGAGGAAAAAGCCTACCGTCTCTTTAATGTCCTGTGTTCCCTCAAGAAGGACAAGGAAGCTGTATCCACGAGTTGTAACTGA